In one window of Bdellovibrio bacteriovorus W DNA:
- a CDS encoding ATP-dependent RNA helicase (COG0513 Superfamily II DNA and RNA helicases), with translation MKFSELNLDPQLLSAIEKLNYEECTPIQEQSFPHILDGKDVAGLAQTGTGKTAAFVIPLMERILRSRPLPDDTPEEIKAIAQKRAFPDWKPQNFILILVPTRELAEQVQENVAKYSIDSGLKGFAIYGGTGYDKQKEALKNNVEFVVATPGRLIDLYKEHLVDLKQVRAIVFDEADRMFDMGFKDDMKFILQRVPRERQFLVFSATLNFDVLNTAYQFGSEPIEVNISRDQTKAENVKDQIFHVGSDEKPQHLLSVLKLHNPKQAIIFTNFKLSVERIARFLVDNGVPAMAISSLLTQAQRNRVIEQFKGDNDMNILVATDVAARGLDIKGVDLVINYELPNDSESYVHRIGRTGRAGTEGHAFSLVGDKDIESLARIEEYLKHKIDVGYLEDEQLIKEFKPMGSEGHYSRGGDRPRSGRNERGGERSRGPRNDNRRPRSSDRSERPERSDRNKGPHPNSEKRHSSGGKPTNPRFEGRPGEGKRNDSRRRPNDRRQDQNKKYDPTKRRPQTSRPVAKPKQASLGQKITGFIKKLFS, from the coding sequence TTGAAATTTTCAGAATTGAATTTAGACCCCCAATTATTGTCTGCGATTGAGAAATTGAATTACGAGGAATGTACTCCTATTCAAGAACAATCTTTCCCGCATATTCTCGATGGCAAAGACGTAGCTGGTCTTGCACAAACAGGTACTGGAAAAACAGCGGCCTTCGTTATTCCTTTGATGGAACGTATCTTACGTTCTCGTCCTCTTCCAGATGACACTCCTGAAGAGATCAAAGCGATTGCTCAAAAAAGAGCCTTTCCAGATTGGAAACCACAGAACTTTATTTTGATCTTGGTTCCAACGCGTGAGTTGGCAGAGCAGGTTCAAGAAAACGTCGCTAAGTACTCGATTGATTCAGGACTTAAAGGTTTTGCTATTTATGGTGGCACTGGTTACGACAAGCAAAAAGAAGCTCTTAAGAACAATGTAGAGTTTGTTGTCGCGACTCCAGGTCGTCTGATTGATCTTTATAAAGAGCATCTCGTCGACTTGAAGCAAGTGCGTGCGATTGTATTTGATGAAGCAGATCGCATGTTCGATATGGGCTTTAAGGATGATATGAAATTCATCCTGCAAAGAGTGCCACGTGAGCGTCAGTTCTTGGTTTTCAGTGCAACATTGAATTTTGATGTATTGAATACGGCTTATCAATTTGGTTCAGAGCCGATTGAAGTAAATATCAGCCGCGATCAAACCAAAGCAGAGAACGTAAAAGATCAAATTTTCCATGTGGGTTCTGACGAAAAACCTCAGCATCTTTTATCTGTGTTGAAGCTTCATAACCCTAAGCAAGCTATTATCTTTACCAACTTCAAACTGAGTGTAGAGCGCATCGCTCGTTTCTTAGTTGATAACGGTGTGCCAGCAATGGCGATTTCAAGCCTACTGACTCAAGCTCAACGTAATCGCGTGATCGAGCAGTTTAAGGGCGACAATGATATGAATATCCTTGTGGCAACAGATGTTGCTGCTCGTGGGTTAGATATCAAAGGTGTCGATCTGGTTATTAACTACGAATTGCCTAACGACAGTGAATCCTATGTTCACCGTATTGGTCGTACAGGGCGCGCGGGAACTGAGGGGCACGCGTTTTCTCTCGTGGGTGATAAGGATATCGAATCCTTGGCGCGTATTGAAGAATACTTAAAGCACAAGATCGATGTTGGATACTTAGAAGATGAGCAACTCATCAAAGAATTCAAACCTATGGGAAGTGAAGGTCATTACTCCAGAGGTGGCGATCGCCCTCGTTCAGGAAGAAATGAAAGAGGCGGCGAGCGTTCACGTGGACCTCGTAACGACAACAGAAGACCTCGTTCTTCTGATAGATCTGAGCGTCCAGAGCGTTCAGACCGCAATAAGGGGCCGCATCCGAACTCTGAAAAACGCCATAGTTCAGGTGGAAAACCTACGAACCCACGTTTTGAGGGAAGACCAGGCGAAGGCAAGAGAAACGACAGCCGTCGCAGACCGAATGATCGCCGTCAGGATCAGAATAAGAAATATGATCCTACAAAGCGACGTCCACAAACATCTCGTCCAGTGGCGAAGCCAAAGCAGGCGAGCTTGGGACAAAAGATCACAGGATTCATTAAGAAACTATTCTCTTAA
- a CDS encoding protein-glutamate methylesterase (COG2201 Chemotaxis response regulator containing a CheY-like receiver domain and a methylesterase domain) — MSKVRVLIVDDSAVIRKLLEKIFHSSPDIEVVGTAADPYIARDKLVALKPDVMTLDIEMPRMDGISFLEKVMQHFPTRTIIFSSLAKTGSETYFKALEAGAIEVLEKPSIDVSQTLENLSRSLVEKVKEVAKARIRPSSPRPVTAHVAKPAMASSLARTTHQLLAIASSTGGTEALKTFLSGMPPDIPGTLVVQHMPPGFTKTFADNLNNMFPFEVKEAEDGDQVVPGRVLIAPGNFHMEIERSGAYYHVKLHQLPPLHSVRPAADYMMKSVAKYVGKNATGVVLTGMGKDGAEGLKAMHEAGAFTIAQNEETCVVFGMPAAAIALGGVDKVVPLEKIATEVMSHQKVRNAA, encoded by the coding sequence ATGTCGAAAGTAAGAGTATTAATTGTCGATGACTCTGCAGTTATAAGAAAGTTATTAGAAAAGATTTTTCACTCCAGTCCCGACATTGAAGTGGTTGGAACGGCGGCAGATCCCTATATTGCACGGGATAAATTAGTCGCTCTTAAGCCAGATGTTATGACGTTGGATATTGAAATGCCGCGAATGGATGGCATAAGTTTTTTAGAAAAAGTGATGCAACACTTTCCAACTCGTACAATTATTTTTTCAAGCTTAGCAAAGACGGGTTCTGAAACTTATTTTAAAGCTCTTGAGGCGGGTGCGATTGAGGTTTTAGAAAAACCATCTATCGACGTTTCTCAAACTTTAGAAAACCTGTCGCGCTCTTTGGTTGAAAAAGTCAAAGAAGTGGCTAAGGCGCGTATTCGCCCCTCTTCTCCGCGTCCTGTGACTGCTCATGTGGCAAAGCCTGCAATGGCAAGTTCACTGGCACGGACAACGCATCAGTTGTTAGCTATTGCCTCTTCAACGGGTGGAACAGAAGCTTTAAAAACATTTTTATCTGGGATGCCGCCAGATATCCCGGGTACGCTGGTGGTGCAACACATGCCACCGGGATTTACGAAGACCTTTGCTGATAATCTGAATAATATGTTTCCGTTTGAAGTGAAGGAAGCTGAAGATGGTGATCAGGTGGTTCCAGGAAGAGTTTTGATTGCTCCCGGAAACTTCCATATGGAGATCGAAAGATCTGGAGCCTACTATCACGTAAAGCTCCATCAATTGCCACCTCTTCATAGTGTGCGCCCTGCGGCTGACTATATGATGAAGTCTGTGGCTAAGTATGTGGGTAAGAACGCTACGGGTGTTGTTCTGACGGGGATGGGGAAAGACGGTGCCGAGGGCCTTAAGGCGATGCACGAGGCGGGCGCTTTCACGATCGCACAGAATGAAGAAACTTGCGTGGTGTTTGGAATGCCAGCTGCTGCGATTGCTTTAGGGGGAGTCGATAAGGTCGTGCCTCTTGAAAAGATTGCTACTGAAGTGATGTCTCATCAAAAAGTTCGCAACGCCGCTTAA
- a CDS encoding chemotaxis protein methyltransferase (COG1352 Methylase of chemotaxis methyl-accepting proteins), with protein MSSAAKKNDFSAILFDFDEIKLSDKIYSNFADLIYELAGIDLPPTPKNHALVRNRLVKMLRRYGLDSYEAYWDLLRARDKEVISEYISALTTNMTSFYRESNHFDFMNSALPELMKKYPGELRLWCAAASTRQEPYTMAMTVWDSLGEQAKKVRMLATDIDLEVLKKASAGVYFEREMAGLPPAQRSKYFTEMISVDDPIWRANDQIHDLIRFAPFNLMNPRYEFQHKFHMIFCRNVLIYFDEETTKRVIDNLVQCLAPGGYLVLGHSESGNVKHPGLKSLSRAVYERI; from the coding sequence GTGAGTTCAGCAGCGAAAAAAAATGATTTTTCAGCGATTCTTTTTGATTTTGATGAAATCAAATTATCAGACAAGATCTATAGCAACTTCGCAGATCTTATTTATGAGTTGGCTGGTATTGATTTGCCACCGACTCCTAAAAATCACGCACTGGTGCGCAATCGCCTCGTAAAAATGCTACGCAGGTATGGTCTTGATAGCTACGAGGCTTATTGGGATCTTTTGAGAGCGCGCGATAAAGAAGTTATTTCTGAGTATATTTCCGCTCTGACAACGAACATGACTTCGTTTTATCGCGAGTCGAATCACTTCGATTTTATGAACAGTGCTCTGCCGGAACTTATGAAAAAGTATCCAGGAGAGTTACGCCTTTGGTGTGCGGCTGCGAGTACACGGCAAGAACCCTATACAATGGCGATGACAGTGTGGGACTCTCTCGGAGAACAGGCTAAGAAAGTTCGAATGCTGGCGACAGATATCGATCTTGAAGTTCTTAAAAAAGCAAGTGCTGGTGTTTACTTTGAACGTGAGATGGCAGGTCTGCCTCCGGCGCAAAGAAGTAAGTACTTCACAGAGATGATCTCTGTGGATGATCCGATTTGGAGAGCGAATGATCAAATCCATGATCTCATTCGTTTTGCGCCATTTAATTTGATGAATCCAAGATACGAGTTTCAACACAAGTTCCATATGATCTTTTGTAGAAACGTGCTGATTTATTTTGATGAAGAAACAACAAAACGTGTGATCGATAATTTGGTTCAGTGTCTTGCTCCAGGTGGGTATTTGGTGCTCGGACATTCAGAGTCAGGCAACGTTAAACATCCAGGTCTTAAATCATTGTCTCGTGCTGTTTACGAGCGCATCTAG
- a CDS encoding poly(A) polymerase (COG0617 tRNA nucleotidyltransferase/poly(A) polymerase): protein MDIQQKPSLHEDWIDFYAIRIVKNLQEAGFETYLVGGCVRDLLVGIHPKDFDIATNAHPNQVRKKVPNAYVIGRRFKLVLVKRGDQQFEVATFRRNVTQEEMSADDGIEGDNYFGTVEEDASRRDFTANAVFYDPIAQKIIDHCGGMDDIRNRVLRMIGDPIERFVEDPIRILRAIRLSHKLNFSLASDMRQGIVACAPELQKSVLPRRREEWLKFLRLNEPFLAFLELYDLGILKTTLPGLEKIFENPEKLAIFEVYLSRIDISGIDKANPIELFAGFMLAYCKAHYGEIAITEELVANDEELLQFMRDELGVFKLEMTIFFKALHIMAGLHKIETYSRKGERRKLAYVLNESFPLAIKLATIDYSLGGQELSFWIQEIEKFSRGPQRRNPKDPAEIH, encoded by the coding sequence ATGGATATCCAACAAAAACCCAGTCTGCATGAGGACTGGATTGATTTTTACGCCATTCGAATTGTCAAAAACCTCCAAGAAGCAGGATTTGAAACCTACCTCGTGGGCGGCTGCGTGCGTGATTTGCTAGTTGGCATTCATCCCAAGGACTTCGACATTGCGACTAACGCTCATCCAAATCAGGTGAGAAAGAAAGTTCCTAACGCCTACGTGATTGGCCGCCGCTTCAAGCTGGTTCTTGTAAAGCGGGGGGATCAACAGTTTGAAGTCGCTACTTTCCGCCGAAATGTCACTCAAGAAGAGATGAGTGCGGATGATGGTATCGAAGGTGATAATTACTTTGGAACGGTGGAAGAAGACGCCAGTCGCCGTGATTTCACCGCCAATGCTGTTTTTTATGACCCTATCGCGCAAAAAATTATCGACCACTGCGGTGGAATGGACGACATTAGAAACCGCGTCTTGCGCATGATCGGCGATCCCATCGAGCGTTTTGTCGAAGATCCGATTCGGATTCTTAGAGCGATTCGCCTTTCTCATAAGCTCAACTTCTCTTTAGCGTCAGATATGCGCCAAGGGATTGTCGCCTGCGCCCCTGAATTGCAAAAATCGGTTTTACCTCGTCGTCGCGAAGAGTGGCTTAAGTTTTTACGCCTTAACGAACCGTTTTTAGCTTTCTTAGAACTCTATGATCTAGGGATTTTAAAGACCACTTTGCCAGGCCTAGAAAAGATTTTCGAGAACCCTGAGAAACTCGCTATTTTTGAAGTTTACCTTTCTCGTATCGACATCTCTGGAATTGATAAGGCTAACCCTATTGAGCTTTTTGCGGGCTTCATGCTTGCTTATTGCAAAGCCCACTACGGAGAAATTGCGATCACTGAAGAACTGGTCGCCAATGACGAAGAACTCCTGCAATTTATGCGTGATGAGTTAGGAGTCTTCAAATTAGAAATGACGATCTTCTTCAAAGCCCTGCATATCATGGCGGGTCTTCATAAAATCGAGACCTACTCTCGCAAGGGCGAACGCCGCAAATTGGCCTACGTTCTGAACGAGTCTTTCCCTTTAGCCATTAAGCTTGCAACTATTGATTACTCTTTAGGTGGCCAAGAACTTTCGTTCTGGATTCAAGAAATCGAAAAATTTTCTCGCGGTCCTCAAAGAAGAAATCCCAAGGACCCTGCAGAAATTCACTAG
- a CDS encoding hypothetical protein (COG0666 FOG: Ankyrin repeat), which translates to MSLRFLLTFVSSTLIALTSGAETKAPQESIYKSFLQGDVASAKKIMSKKDFKINSTDADGLTPLMNAALSGDLALVKLVLKKKPDLEFKNSDGETALAVALTNDQIDISKELIQAGAKVDILVAGDSKDTLLIQAAKNNLEITKLILAKSKLELNKTNSTGETPLMQAIRYGNNESAKFLIQSGADKTLKNKAGETALDIAKKSANPEAEKFLKKK; encoded by the coding sequence ATGTCATTAAGATTCTTATTAACTTTTGTGTCCTCAACTTTGATTGCTCTCACTTCTGGTGCAGAAACAAAAGCTCCACAGGAATCTATCTATAAATCTTTTTTGCAGGGCGATGTTGCCTCTGCAAAAAAGATCATGTCTAAAAAAGATTTTAAAATTAATAGCACCGATGCTGATGGGCTCACTCCGCTGATGAATGCCGCTCTAAGCGGTGACCTTGCTCTGGTAAAACTCGTTCTTAAAAAGAAACCAGACTTGGAGTTTAAAAATTCAGACGGCGAAACTGCTCTGGCTGTGGCTCTAACAAATGATCAAATTGATATCTCCAAAGAATTGATTCAAGCAGGAGCTAAGGTTGATATTCTTGTCGCCGGTGATAGTAAGGACACTCTTCTCATTCAGGCCGCGAAAAACAATCTAGAGATCACGAAGCTCATTTTGGCGAAAAGCAAATTGGAGCTCAATAAAACAAACTCCACGGGAGAGACTCCGCTGATGCAAGCCATTCGCTATGGCAACAACGAGTCCGCAAAGTTTCTTATCCAAAGTGGCGCCGATAAAACACTTAAGAATAAAGCTGGCGAAACAGCTCTCGACATTGCTAAGAAATCTGCAAATCCTGAAGCTGAAAAATTTCTGAAGAAAAAATAA
- a CDS encoding putative hydrolase (COG0596 Predicted hydrolases or acyltransferases (alpha/beta hydrolase superfamily)), with protein sequence MSYLNNFYHQFYGPEEGRKWVFVHGLMGYGQNWRKIVAGLESTECCFVYDQRGHGRSFHPTSGGYAPEDYAQDLLKIVDELGWESFNLVGHSMGGRNVLNFAALHPERIDHLVIEDIGPEGAENAHEYYEYLLNSVPTPFATRAEAKAYFFENFIHNVRTRERAEVMANYFYSNMAEQPDGTVSWRFDKQGIIDSVKMGRGGDRWAEVRALKCPTLWIRGENSKELSSENFQKVLESNPLIQGIEIPGAGHWVHADQPQAFLQALRDFVGGF encoded by the coding sequence ATGTCTTATCTGAACAATTTCTATCATCAATTTTATGGGCCTGAGGAAGGCAGAAAATGGGTTTTTGTGCATGGCTTGATGGGCTATGGGCAAAATTGGCGTAAGATCGTTGCAGGACTTGAGTCTACGGAGTGTTGTTTCGTTTACGATCAAAGGGGCCATGGGCGCTCGTTTCATCCCACTTCAGGGGGCTATGCACCTGAGGACTACGCCCAAGATCTTTTAAAAATTGTCGATGAGTTGGGTTGGGAGTCCTTCAACCTCGTAGGTCACTCCATGGGCGGTAGAAACGTTTTGAACTTTGCGGCTCTCCATCCTGAGCGTATAGATCACCTTGTGATTGAAGATATTGGCCCTGAGGGGGCTGAAAACGCCCACGAGTACTATGAGTACCTCCTGAACTCGGTTCCGACTCCCTTCGCAACACGCGCTGAGGCAAAGGCCTATTTTTTTGAGAACTTCATTCACAATGTGCGAACACGTGAGCGCGCTGAGGTAATGGCAAATTACTTTTACTCAAATATGGCGGAGCAGCCCGATGGGACTGTAAGCTGGCGTTTTGACAAACAGGGGATCATAGACTCTGTTAAAATGGGCCGAGGCGGAGATCGCTGGGCCGAAGTGCGGGCTTTAAAGTGCCCAACCCTTTGGATTCGTGGAGAAAATTCGAAAGAGCTCTCTTCAGAGAACTTTCAGAAAGTTCTGGAGTCCAACCCATTGATTCAGGGCATCGAGATTCCTGGCGCAGGTCATTGGGTTCACGCAGATCAGCCTCAGGCTTTTTTACAGGCCCTGAGGGACTTTGTGGGAGGCTTTTAA